A region from the Leptospira venezuelensis genome encodes:
- a CDS encoding DUF418 domain-containing protein gives MRDRIGFIDFLRGFALLGILAVNLPYFSKPMYLVASLGENSTLLDSIGSWIVAFFFESKFYVLFSFLFGYGFFIQLENNPETSSRARYFRRILGLGILGFLHGIFLFIGDILLSYAILGSLLWFLRNRSSSLILKLSLFCIMIAVFCRIGMSFAEIELKSQLEANLPRLLAESRKAYLGGFWESNVQRTKDTILSIPFLVFYQWPTVFSMFCLGFYAAKNSIFTDWESINPGFKKLFPWMLVLGILGNLVYTLHSRHILPENPSVFLKILYAIIDTFSAPALTFCYVYLLGNYYNSGKSFADRIWFETMGKLSLTCYLGESLVCTWIFCGWGLGYFDQIGSYIVLLLTVPIWIFFGIVSLLWKSKLSLGPMEWVLRSWTYWQKIKII, from the coding sequence ATGAGAGATAGGATTGGGTTTATCGACTTTTTAAGAGGATTTGCACTTTTAGGAATACTTGCAGTTAACCTACCCTATTTTTCCAAACCAATGTATTTGGTTGCTTCTTTAGGAGAAAATTCGACTCTTCTGGATTCTATCGGTTCTTGGATTGTAGCATTCTTCTTTGAGTCCAAATTTTATGTATTATTCTCGTTCTTATTCGGTTATGGCTTTTTTATCCAATTAGAGAATAATCCAGAAACAAGTTCAAGAGCCAGGTATTTCAGAAGAATTTTGGGTTTAGGAATATTAGGATTTCTTCATGGAATTTTCTTATTCATTGGAGACATTCTACTTTCTTATGCAATTTTAGGGTCATTACTCTGGTTTTTGAGAAACAGATCTTCTTCTTTAATATTAAAACTTTCTCTATTTTGTATTATGATCGCTGTGTTTTGTAGAATAGGCATGAGTTTCGCAGAAATAGAACTTAAATCCCAGTTAGAAGCAAATCTCCCCCGTCTGTTAGCGGAAAGTAGAAAAGCATATTTAGGCGGATTCTGGGAAAGTAATGTGCAGAGAACCAAGGATACTATTCTCTCTATTCCATTTTTAGTATTTTACCAGTGGCCTACAGTATTCTCAATGTTCTGCTTAGGTTTTTACGCAGCTAAGAATTCCATCTTTACGGATTGGGAAAGTATAAACCCTGGATTTAAAAAACTTTTCCCTTGGATGTTAGTCCTGGGAATTTTAGGAAATTTAGTTTATACATTACATTCTCGTCATATTCTTCCAGAAAATCCAAGTGTATTCTTGAAAATTCTATATGCAATCATTGACACTTTCAGTGCACCTGCTCTCACATTTTGTTATGTATATTTGCTCGGAAATTATTATAACTCAGGGAAAAGTTTTGCTGATCGGATTTGGTTCGAAACAATGGGAAAACTTTCTCTTACCTGTTATTTAGGAGAATCCTTGGTTTGCACATGGATCTTTTGTGGCTGGGGTTTGGGATATTTCGACCAGATAGGCAGTTATATCGTTCTATTATTAACCGTTCCTATTTGGATTTTCTTTGGAATAGTGTCTCTACTTTGGAAAAGTAAACTTTCTTTAGGTCCTATGGAATGGGTCTTAAGATCTTGGACTTATTGGCAAAAGATCAAAATAATTTAA
- a CDS encoding MFS transporter — protein MRNGLFSWILPSPSKPLRPKSEVQTLYPKFRWRILEATFLGYSVFYTVRNNFPVVSKEIGQALSYSQEQIGNILAITAISYGIGKFLMGALSDRSNPKIFMPLGLVLTGICNICFGASSDYQTHLILWGLNGLFQGMGWPPCGRSLGHWFSVKERGEKFAVWNIAHNVGGGLVGVIAAYSASWFGWRNAFYIPAALSFLTAIYLYFRLLDTPQSVGLPSIEEYSGTETDSKKVSESERELSFKEIFIDLVLLNKYIWVFAIANFFVYIVRYSLTDWGPSYLKFAKGASLEKGGISTLIYEFAGIGSTLLVGWYSDKVGGKRGLVSLICMVPILFALFGILLIPSGYLWADLTLFGVVGFFIYPPVMLLGVAGLDFTSKKAVGTAAGFIGLFGYLGRTALSKGLGWMSSYSWFRWEYSIFIIFFSAILAIILLAFTWKWKPKH, from the coding sequence ATGAGAAACGGTCTATTTTCTTGGATTCTACCGAGTCCTTCTAAACCATTACGTCCGAAGTCGGAAGTCCAAACTTTATATCCAAAGTTTCGTTGGAGAATTTTAGAAGCCACATTCCTAGGATATTCTGTCTTTTACACTGTCCGTAACAATTTTCCAGTGGTTTCGAAGGAGATTGGCCAGGCACTCTCCTATTCCCAAGAGCAGATCGGAAACATTCTAGCAATCACAGCAATCTCTTATGGTATTGGAAAATTTCTAATGGGGGCTTTATCGGATAGAAGTAATCCAAAAATATTTATGCCATTAGGTCTTGTTCTAACAGGGATTTGTAATATATGTTTTGGCGCATCTTCAGATTACCAAACTCATTTGATTTTATGGGGACTAAATGGTTTATTCCAAGGAATGGGGTGGCCTCCTTGCGGTAGATCTTTAGGACATTGGTTCTCCGTTAAAGAAAGGGGAGAAAAATTTGCGGTCTGGAATATCGCCCATAATGTAGGAGGCGGACTCGTTGGAGTAATCGCGGCTTATAGTGCCTCTTGGTTCGGATGGAGAAATGCTTTTTATATTCCCGCTGCTCTTTCTTTCCTAACTGCTATCTATTTATATTTCAGATTATTAGATACCCCCCAGTCTGTTGGACTTCCTTCCATCGAAGAATATTCCGGAACTGAAACCGACTCTAAAAAGGTTTCTGAATCAGAAAGAGAGCTTAGCTTTAAGGAAATTTTTATAGATTTGGTACTTTTAAATAAATATATTTGGGTCTTTGCAATAGCGAACTTTTTTGTGTACATAGTAAGGTATAGTCTTACGGATTGGGGACCTTCTTATCTAAAATTTGCTAAGGGGGCGAGCTTGGAAAAAGGAGGGATCAGCACTCTTATCTATGAATTCGCAGGGATAGGTTCCACTTTACTTGTTGGTTGGTATTCTGACAAGGTAGGAGGAAAAAGAGGATTAGTCAGTTTAATTTGTATGGTCCCGATCTTATTCGCGTTATTCGGAATATTACTTATTCCTTCTGGATATTTATGGGCGGATCTTACTTTATTTGGTGTAGTCGGGTTTTTCATTTATCCACCGGTTATGTTGCTCGGAGTCGCAGGATTAGATTTTACTTCTAAAAAGGCTGTCGGGACAGCAGCAGGATTTATTGGGTTATTCGGGTATTTAGGAAGAACAGCACTTTCTAAAGGATTAGGATGGATGAGTTCATATTCTTGGTTCCGCTGGGAATATTCTATATTTATAATATTTTTTTCTGCAATCCTGGCTATAATCCTACTTGCATTTACCTGGAAATGGAAACCCAAACATTAG
- the thiL gene encoding thiamine-phosphate kinase, with protein sequence MNEEELISSLYPPGKEQENDCYSDKEGNLITTDTIVEGTHFRLDWSRPEDLANKLVEVNVSDIAAANGTPQKAFFNFGLSPSCNRKEFLEPFIDSFKKALNSYKIELCGGDTYRTQELNLTLTLLGKSDSPVDRKGGKPGDNVYLSGHIGASLLGYKILEGAHISLSPDVKKIALDRHLRPKSRLNLSRSLYSKNQIHAGMDLTDGLKQDVFKLAKSSGVKIELDLDKLPFENGIKEAIGIEGVLTSGEELELLFLSPDELPSSWEGISIRKIGTVFALRDGESPQVRYSYEGKTYSPKESGFRHF encoded by the coding sequence TTGAACGAAGAAGAACTCATCTCCTCTTTATACCCTCCCGGAAAAGAACAGGAAAACGACTGTTATTCGGATAAAGAAGGAAACTTAATCACGACTGATACGATTGTAGAAGGAACTCATTTCAGACTGGACTGGAGTCGTCCTGAAGATTTGGCAAATAAGTTGGTAGAAGTGAACGTGTCCGATATAGCAGCAGCTAACGGAACACCTCAAAAAGCATTTTTCAATTTTGGGCTTTCTCCTTCATGCAATCGAAAAGAATTTTTAGAACCATTTATCGACTCATTTAAGAAAGCATTAAATTCTTACAAGATAGAACTCTGCGGTGGTGACACTTACAGAACACAAGAGTTAAACTTAACTTTAACCCTACTAGGAAAATCAGATTCTCCTGTAGATAGAAAAGGCGGAAAACCGGGGGACAATGTATATTTAAGCGGTCATATAGGCGCTTCTCTTTTAGGTTATAAAATATTAGAAGGAGCGCATATTTCTCTTTCTCCGGATGTAAAAAAGATAGCTCTAGACAGACATTTAAGACCAAAATCAAGGCTGAACTTAAGCCGTTCTTTATATTCAAAAAACCAAATACATGCAGGAATGGATCTTACCGATGGACTCAAACAAGATGTATTCAAATTGGCAAAATCTTCAGGTGTCAAAATAGAATTAGATCTAGACAAACTTCCTTTCGAAAACGGAATAAAAGAAGCGATCGGGATAGAAGGAGTTTTAACCTCGGGGGAAGAATTAGAACTTTTATTTTTATCACCAGACGAATTACCTTCTTCGTGGGAAGGGATCTCTATCCGAAAAATCGGAACCGTTTTTGCCTTGAGGGACGGTGAATCCCCTCAAGTCAGATATTCTTACGAGGGAAAAACTTACTCTCCTAAAGAATCTGGATTTAGACATTTTTAA
- a CDS encoding YceI family protein — translation MKSSINSFYLSALIFSVFSLSGSLQFNSLSAEESCKYSISQEATGLEWKAFKFTEKTGVGGKFTKVNISGTKSATKLPDALKGLKFSIDPLDLDSGNAERDPKIKGAFFGNLKKNGKIEGSISSAKLEADGKSGTGVVKLVWNGVSKDVPLQFTLTGEVLEAKGSLDVNNWNAGKALTALNTVCSELHKSKDGKSVLWPDVEITIKSTLKKDCK, via the coding sequence ATGAAATCAAGTATAAATTCTTTTTATCTATCCGCACTGATTTTTTCAGTATTCTCCCTTTCCGGAAGTTTGCAATTCAATTCGTTATCAGCAGAGGAGTCTTGCAAATATTCTATAAGCCAAGAAGCAACTGGTCTTGAATGGAAAGCTTTCAAATTCACCGAGAAAACTGGAGTGGGTGGTAAGTTTACTAAAGTAAACATTTCTGGAACGAAATCCGCAACTAAACTTCCGGATGCATTAAAGGGATTAAAATTCTCTATCGATCCTTTAGACCTGGATAGCGGAAATGCAGAAAGAGATCCCAAGATCAAGGGAGCATTTTTCGGAAATTTGAAGAAGAATGGAAAGATAGAAGGATCAATATCTTCTGCAAAACTAGAAGCAGATGGGAAATCTGGAACCGGAGTGGTTAAACTTGTATGGAATGGGGTGAGTAAAGATGTTCCTTTACAGTTCACTTTAACTGGAGAAGTTTTAGAGGCAAAAGGTTCCTTGGATGTAAACAATTGGAATGCAGGTAAGGCTTTGACAGCATTAAACACAGTTTGCAGCGAATTACATAAGAGCAAAGACGGTAAATCTGTTCTTTGGCCAGATGTGGAAATTACAATTAAATCTACTTTAAAGAAAGATTGTAAATAA